From the genome of Glycine soja cultivar W05 chromosome 14, ASM419377v2, whole genome shotgun sequence:
AAACTATAACAAAGAAAATCATCATTATCTAAATCTCTCAGCAAATCATGGACTTCCTGTTAATTATATTAGATACAGTAATTCATTCAGTTAAGTATACACTGTTCAAGGACAGAAAGTTCTTCGGGTATATGGAATCAATGGTAACCGTGTTTGGAAGCTTTGTCCTCCGATGATTCTTCTTGAGGTGATTGATTAATTCAAGCGGCTTCTTCGGAGCCCCAACCCAGAGTTGCTCACTCCACGCCTTCAAAACAAAAGTAACGATAAGAAAAGCATCCAAATACAACAGAAGCCTAAATAAACTCAACACCACGCAAAAGTAACATCTGTTACTACATAACTTATCTCATTCCAAAAGAGATGAACATAACCAACTAGAAATCCCTAATTAATGCATTTAATAGTCCGTGCAAAGAGGAAATTGGAGAAATGAAGGAGCGAAGGTGATATTATGCACCTGAGAGAGTTCAGAGAGCAGGATCGCGGGAGTGACACCGCTTGAATAAGCAATGCAAGTCTTGAGAATACGAGAAACGATCCAACTCCATCCAAGTCCATCGGCATCGTCATCATCTTTGTTTCGATATCCTTCCAGCGATAATAGCTCAGATCTTGCGTAATCCACGAATTTGAGGAAAAGATCTTCTTgctcttcttcctcctcctttTGTTGGCAATGGTCTACATCCATGGCGGAGCCTACCTTTGTATTGCAGGCATAATCTTGTGCTTGAACCCTAAATGACTCATCCCTCGTGCGTGAAAGGCTTTCGAGAAACTGAAACGACGGCGACGACGCAATGTGTTTCATGATGACCGTGAAAGCGAGCCAGCTACAGAATTAATAATTAGGGTAACTTAAACAAAGACGGTCCTTCAGCCAAACCCGTCTTTGTTTAAGTTTctcatatttacaaaaatgccatggactaacattctaagacggttctataAGACCGTCTTAGAAATCACGAtgtaaaaaatcaaaactttatttctaattacaaaaatgccaccgtgtCACATTCTAAATCGGTTATTGATAACCGT
Proteins encoded in this window:
- the LOC114383397 gene encoding uncharacterized protein LOC114383397 isoform X1 gives rise to the protein MLFLSRFLNSCSLQFLESLSRTRDESFRVQAQDYACNTKVGSAMDVDHCQQKEEEEEQEDLFLKFVDYARSELLSLEGYRNKDDDDADGLGWSWIVSRILKTCIAYSSGVTPAILLSELSQAWSEQLWVGAPKKPLELINHLKKNHRRTKLPNTVTIDSIYPKNFLSLNSVYLTE